A window of bacterium genomic DNA:
TTGACCTCGTACCGCCCCTCCCCCAGGGGCTTGACCGAAGGCGCCAGGGCCTTGCCCACGTTGTAGCGCTTCCCCTCCCGGGTCAGCCCGGGCCCGAGTTCGATATATCCCTCGGGTATGGGGTAGAGTTCGGCGCTCAAACGCTCCAGGGAGGCCCGGGCCGAAGCGCGGCGGGCCGCCACCCCGACCGGGTTCCAATCCGGGAACTCCCCCCGGAGCCGGTCGTAGGAGGAAACCGCCCGGCGCCAGTACTCGAACGCCTGGTCCCGGTCCCCCGAGAGTTCGGCTTGCCGGGCGTTCTGCCCCAAGAGATACGCTTCCCGGTTGAGGGCGGCGGGGTCGGCCGCGGTTTCGGCGGCGCCGGAGCCGCAAACGGCGGCGGACAGGCACAGGATGGTTACCAGCGGCGCTTTCATGACCTCTTCGGGTAATCCGGTTGGAAGCTCACGCTTCATACTCTACACTAGATGGGGTTCGATAATCATCAATTCTCAACGGGAGCGGGAGCATGCAGCACCGGGAATTAGGGCGGTCCGGAATCGAAGCTTCGGCGGTAACGCTGGGGACGTGGGCGATCGGCGGATGGCTCTGGGGGGGGACCGACCGGGTCCAGGCCCGGCGGGCGATCGAGGCCGCCCTCGACGCCGGGATCGACGCCGTGGACACCGCCCCCATCTACGGCTTCGGCCTGAGCGAGGAGATCGTGGGGGAAGCGGTCCGGGGTCGCCGCGACCGGGTCGTGATCATGACCAAATGCGGAATGGTCTGGGACCGCGAGCAGGGGGAACATTTTTTCGATACCGACGAACGCGGGCCGGGAGGGCCCGGCCCCGCCCTGAGGGTCTTCCGGTGCCTGAAACCGGAGAGCATCCGCGACGAGGTCGAAGCCAGCCTGCGCCGCCTCGGCACCGACTACATCGACCTTTACCAGACTCATTGGCAGGACCCGACCACTCCCATCGCCGAAACCATGGACGCCCTGCTCGCCCTCAAGGCCGAAGGGAAGATCCGGGCCATCGGCGTCTCCAACGCCACCGCCGCTCAGATCGCCGAATACCGGCGGCGCGGGCAGGTGGACGCCGACCAGGAAAAATTCGGGATGCTCGACCGCAAGGCCGAAGCCTCCACCCTGCCCTACTGCCGCAAGCACTCCCTGGCTTTCCTGGCCTATTCCCCCCTGGCGCGGGGACTGCTCACCGGGAAAGTCGTCCCGGGACGGGAATACGCGCCGGGCGACGAACGGGCGCGCCTGCCCCGTTTCCGGTCGGAAAACGTGCGCCGGGTCCTGGCCCTGCTGGACGAGCTTCGCCCCCTGGCGGGCGAACTCGGTCTCACGCTTTCGCAGTTGGCGATCGCCTGGGCCCTGGCCCGGCCCGGGTGTACCCTCGCCCTGGTGGGGGCGCGCACCCCCGGGCAGGCCCGGGAAAACGCCGGAGCCGGCGGGATCGCCCTCGGCGGGGAACCGATGGAGCGGATCGACGGGATCCTGGAGCGGTGCCGGGGCGGTATCGTCTGAACCGGGGGAGGCCCCGAAATCAGCCGCCCAGCAGTTCGCCTGCGGAAACCGCGCGGTACCGGGCCGGGACCTTGCCCCGGAACGTGACCGCGGAAGCGGGGCAGAAGGAGACGCAGCGCATGCACGACTGGCAGGCGCCGCCCCGGCGAGGGTAGCCGTCCTCGCCCGATTCGAGAGCCCCCACCGGGCAGAGGCGGATGCAGAGCCCGCAGCGGGTGCAGCGGTCCCGGTCGACGGCGAGCAGCCCCCCCAGCCACTTCCAACAACGGTCGCCGCGGGAGAAGAGCCGGACCAGGTCGGAGAAGAGGGGAAGGCGCGGCCATCGGGTCTTCCCCGAAACCAGGTCCCGGGCGTAGGCGGCGACCCGGGGAAGGGTCTTTTCGATCCGTTCCCGGTTCTTGCCGCTCGCGCCGATATGGCCGAAATTGGAGGGCATGACGAACTCCCGGGCCCCGACGCAGGCGTACCCTTTGCGGCTCAGGACGCGTTTGAGGGGACCGACCGCGCCGCCGGAGAACCGGGCCAGGGTGTCGAGCATGAAAACCTCCCTCCCCTCTCCCGGGGGCAGCCCCTCCACGAATTTCCAGACCAGGGGGTAGGTGGACTGCACCGCCACCGGGAAAGCCAGCCCCAGGGCCCGGTCCCGGCGGACGGATTCGGGCCGGGAAGTTTCCAGCCGGCGCAGCTCGGCCTCCACCCCCTCTTCCCGGAGGGCCCGGACCAGTTCCCGGGCCGCCAGCAGGGTGTTCCCGGTTCCGGAAAAAACGTAAACGTCAACCGC
This region includes:
- a CDS encoding EFR1 family ferrodoxin (N-terminal region resembles flavodoxins. C-terminal ferrodoxin region binds two 4Fe-4S clusters.); this encodes MQATAVDVYVFSGTGNTLLAARELVRALREEGVEAELRRLETSRPESVRRDRALGLAFPVAVQSTYPLVWKFVEGLPPGEGREVFMLDTLARFSGGAVGPLKRVLSRKGYACVGAREFVMPSNFGHIGASGKNRERIEKTLPRVAAYARDLVSGKTRWPRLPLFSDLVRLFSRGDRCWKWLGGLLAVDRDRCTRCGLCIRLCPVGALESGEDGYPRRGGACQSCMRCVSFCPASAVTFRGKVPARYRAVSAGELLGG
- a CDS encoding aldo/keto reductase, yielding MQHRELGRSGIEASAVTLGTWAIGGWLWGGTDRVQARRAIEAALDAGIDAVDTAPIYGFGLSEEIVGEAVRGRRDRVVIMTKCGMVWDREQGEHFFDTDERGPGGPGPALRVFRCLKPESIRDEVEASLRRLGTDYIDLYQTHWQDPTTPIAETMDALLALKAEGKIRAIGVSNATAAQIAEYRRRGQVDADQEKFGMLDRKAEASTLPYCRKHSLAFLAYSPLARGLLTGKVVPGREYAPGDERARLPRFRSENVRRVLALLDELRPLAGELGLTLSQLAIAWALARPGCTLALVGARTPGQARENAGAGGIALGGEPMERIDGILERCRGGIV
- a CDS encoding SWIM zinc finger domain-containing protein; this encodes MKAPLVTILCLSAAVCGSGAAETAADPAALNREAYLLGQNARQAELSGDRDQAFEYWRRAVSSYDRLRGEFPDWNPVGVAARRASARASLERLSAELYPIPEGYIELGPGLTREGKRYNVGKALAPSVKPLGEGRYEVKGFTVTLSEFGVRSAVACDCPDFKYRGAKFGFPCKHIWAVLISLGRPEAR